CGTTTCGTtagtatttgtaattatttggaCCAATGTTTCGCTGCGCGGTCTTTATGTTATTTTCTTGTATGGGTATAGTTTATGTTGGGTCCCGATGGATGGGCGTGTGTCACGGGAGGATGAGTCCGCGAGGATTCCGTAATGACGACGTGCACACTCGATAATCAcacaaaagaatatattttgaaaatcggTACAGAGCGTAACTGAGCGCGTGTCAGCCACGGCGGCCATGTTACTCGAACTGTCCTGGGCGCCTTCGTGGGGACGCCTTCCAAGGTCGAGCCTATTGCTCGGCGGGCCCCAACATCTCCCCTCTTAAGAGGTTACCACTGAGTGTAAGACTTTGATTTGGGGTTCAGGATCAGTCTCTTCGGTTGGATCCTGCGACGGACGGGTCTAGTCGGGGTTATGCCCGGTATAGCTTCTGTCAGGTCTCCTGGTGCTTCAGGGGCTTCTGGCGGAGCGGCCGGAGGGTCGGAATCCGTCGGAACATCGGGAGTGTTCCGGTCTACCTGTGTTTCGTAGAACATCAATCATCCGAGACAGCAGGGCTCGGACTCGACAGGGGGCTACCTCCTTCCCAAATGTGATTGATGTGTCGTTCAATAGATTTTCCGTTGTCTAAACGAATTGTGTAGCGTGTTTTAAATAAGGCTGCGATAATGTAGCTTTGTTCTCTTTTATTGTTGAGAGCTACCACAATTTGATCTCCTGGTTTGAGTCCTTTCCTGTGCTCCATGACGTTGACTGAATTGTTCCTGCATTTCGAGTTGCGCTGTGAATCGGTGAGGCTTTGAGACATGTGGTATACAGCACGTTCACGTCCATCTGAATCTCATTGAAGGAGTACTCCACCTATGCCTGTTGAGCAAGCGTCGGCTGCAACAATAAGAGTTTTGGAGGGGTCGAAGTGTTTCAGGAGAAGAGGACTGAGCAGTATCTCTCTGATACGTTGAAAGGCGATATCGTGTTGAGAGTTCCACGACCAAGATTGATTTTTACGAGTAAGATCCTCGAGTGGTTTCTTGACTTGATGTAAATGAGGGATGAATTTTCCATAATGGTTTACCATTCCTAGGTTTGGACTTCAGCCACGCACGAATGTTTTGGCATCTCAGTGATCGCGCGTGTGGCTTCTGGGTCAGCGGATATGCCTGATTCATTTATTATGATGCCAAGATACTTAATTTCCTGTAGGGCAAAACGACATTTACTTGGTTTCAGTTTCCGGTCTCTTTCTTCTAGTCGTTGGAGAGTGGCGCGCAAGCGTTTGTCATGTTCCTGTTGGGTGGAGCCCATGATTATTACGTCATCAATGTAAGCATAGACGCCTTTCAAGCCGGCTAAGATATGGTTTATGGCCTGTTGAAATATAGCTGGTGCCGTCTTGATGCAGAAGGGTAATCGCTTAAATCTGAATACTCTTTTTGGGGTGGTAATCGTTGTAATGTCACGATGGTCTTCGGCGACTTCTATTTGGAGAAAGGCATCGCTGAGATCTAAAACACTGAAATAGCTATTGCTATTTACTTTAGTGATAATATTATCTGCATTTGGCAAAGGATACGTATTGTTTCGGAGCGCGCGGTTGACGCCTGTAGAGTAATCAGCACACAATCTGATTCTGCCGTCCGgtttttttacaataactaCAGGAGTACTCCAGTTTGACAGGTGGACTCGCTCGATGATGTCTTGAGACTCTAGACGTTGAAGTTCTTCTTTGAGAGATGTCTCCATCACGTACGGGATCTGTCGACATGGAGTTTGGACCGGGACAGCTTCCTCTGTTAGCACGAACTTTGCTCGAAAGCTGTTGCATTTACCAAGACCGGGAGAAAAGAGTATAGGAAATTCTTTTATGATTTGATCACAAAATGCATTGTTCATAGAGGAAGACTCGACGAGGGAGTCTGATTTATTGTGAGTGATAGCTGCACACTGATTAATATTTATGCCGGGCTCCCTGTATGTCAATCGCGTTTAATCCGAATAAGTTAAGGTCGTTACGCGAGACGACATTTATTTGACGTCACTTTCGCGGTTGGTAGCGTGTATCTTACACGTGAATCTGCCGAGCGTGTTCAGAGGATTACCACCGGCGTTATGAATTTGCCAGCTTTGAGAGTTGGTGTGTTCAGGCGTATCCATGTGTCTTTGCCTATAGTTGTGACGTCAGATTCCGTATCAAACTGGAAATTAACGGTTTTACCGAAGATTTGCGTAGGGATATAGATGCGATGATGTTTATTCCTCGAAGTGATCGACTGGATTATTAGATCAGTATTATTGTCACTGTGATCAGATTTATCGGCCGAAGGTTGGTCGATTTTAGCTTGCGAGCGGCATACTTTCGCGATGTGACCTTTCTTTGAACATTTGAGGCATGACGCGTCGCGAAATGGACACTTTGAGCGAAAATGCGAGCCTCCACATCCGTTGCATTTTGACGGATCGGATGATTGGTTAGATGCGTCTTTTGGTTTGCCGGATTGCTTTTTTGATTCTAATTTcgaacttttcttatttttttatttggcgCGCACCGCATGTGTTAAAGACGTAGACACGTTAGTCGGGTTTTTGAGAATTTTCATGTTTGAGGTTACATTCATGTGCGCCTCAAGTTCCGCGGCGACGTCTTTGAAAGTGACGTCTTGGTTTTTCTCGACGATGCGCAGAGCTAATTTCTTGAGGTCGTCGTTATCGCGGGAGTAACAGagtaattgtaaaagaaataggaCTCTGAGACTGTCGTCTGTGAGCTTTGTGCGCTCGAACTCGGAAGCGAAACAATTTATGCGATCAATATGCTCAGAAATCGGTAATGATTTTTCATACCTGTAGTTTAAGATTTCAATACGGCGGCGTGTGAGCGATATTTTATCACGGAAAAAGTTTTTCAGTATTGTAATAAGATCTTCTAACTTCATTTTGGACGGGTCTATTGGTGCGACATGGTCCACTAGCCTGTCGTATTCTGCTTGGcctaatttttctaaaagaagGCGAGTACGCATTTCTGCGGGGAGACTTCCATCTCGGTGACGAGTGTGTACTCGTGACGTGGCAGCCATTTTGCGAATGGTCGGCACTCGGTGCCGGTGCCGGTGTCGAAGGTGTATTTTTCAATGCGGACACTGAGCTGATTATATACATCAATCGGCGGAATTGTAGATCTTGGATTCTCACTTTGAGATTGCTTTTTCTGCAATTGAAGTTGCAGGAGGCTGTTGATTGCAGCTGTAAGAGCCTCAAGTTGCGTTATCGACATGGTTGCGGAATGTTTTCTCTATGCGTAGAGACACGTGGTGCGGACGAGACGAGTTGGTTCAGATAAGAAATCGCAGCACCAGTTGTTGGGTCCCGATGGATGGGCGTGTGTCACGGGAGGTAAGGATGAGTCCGCGAGGATTCCGTAATGACGACGTGCACACTCAATAATCACACgagagaatatattttgaaaatcggTATAGAGCGTAACTGAGCGCGTGTCAGTCACGGCGGCCATGTTACTGAACTGTCCTGGGCGCCCTTGTGGGGACGCCTTCCAAGGTCGAGCCTATTGCTCGGCGGGCCCCAACAGTTTAAATTGCGTATCGACTATTCTTACTTGCTTTGTGTCATAGTTACATGTCGCTTTATTTTTTCGGATGAAGTCGACTCCGAGGATGCCTTCGTAGGCAAACGGCACATCATCTCGAGTAACATAGTCAGGATGCTTTCTGAGCTTGTTATCTACTGTGATATGGATGTACGCTTTCCCAATCATGGTAATAAAGTGACCCGATACTTCTGTGTGTTGAATTTCTTCTTCAATTATCTCTGTTTCATCGGCCAGAGTTTTCAGCTTAATTAATGAGATTGTCGCTCCGGTGTCAAATAGAAATTCTATTTTGTTCTGTGTGGCTTCCTGTACGGGTAATGAAATTAGGTCCAGCCCGTTATCGGTGCGTGGCGCGCGGAAGTGT
The Solenopsis invicta isolate M01_SB chromosome 16, UNIL_Sinv_3.0, whole genome shotgun sequence genome window above contains:
- the LOC113005218 gene encoding uncharacterized protein K02A2.6-like, giving the protein MNNAFCDQIIKEFPILFSPGLGKCNSFRAKFVLTEEAVPVQTPCRQIPYVMETSLKEELQRLESQDIIERVHLSNWSTPVVIVKKPDGRIRLCADYSTGVNRALRNNTYPLPNADNIITKVNSNSYFSVLDLSDAFLQIEVAEDHRDITTITTPKRVFRFKRLPFCIKTAPAIFQQAINHILAGLKGVYAYIDDVIIMGSTQQEHDKRLRATLQRLEERDRKLKPSKCRFALQEIKYLGIIINESGISADPEATRAITEMPKHSCVAEVQT